From a region of the Daphnia pulicaria isolate SC F1-1A chromosome 1, SC_F0-13Bv2, whole genome shotgun sequence genome:
- the LOC124349489 gene encoding ADP-ribosylation factor 6 codes for MGKILSKIFGNKEMRILMLGLDAAGKTTILYKLKLGQSVTTIPTVGFNVETVTYKNVKFNVWDVGGQDKIRPLWRHYYTGTQGLIFVVDCADRDRIDEARQELHRIINDREMRDAIILIFANKQDLQDAMKPHEIQEKLGLTRIRDRNWYVQPACATTGDGLYEGLTWLTSNHKS; via the exons ATGGGGAAAATACTGTCCAAAATATTCGGAAACAAGGAAATGAGGATACTCATGCTGGGGCTGGATGCAGCTGGAAAAACAA cAATTCTGTACAAGCTGAAATTAGGACAGTCAGTCACAACAATTCCCACCGTTGGATTCAATGTTGAAACTGTAACatataaaaatgtcaaattcaaTGTTTGG GATGTTGGTGGCCAAGATAAGATCCGCCCACTGTGGCGACACTATTATACTGGTACCCAAGGTTTGATATTCGTTGTGGACTGCGCAGATCGAGATCGAATTGACGAAGCTAGACAAGAACTTCATAGGATCATTAACGATCGTGAGATGCGTGATGCCATCATCcttatatttgcaaataaacaAGACCTCCAGGATG CCATGAAACCACatgaaattcaagaaaaactgGGGCTGACTCGTATTCGTGATCGGAACTGGTACGTCCAGCCAGCATGTGCCACAACAGGCGACGGCTTGTATGAAGGACTAACGTGGTTAACATCTAATCACAAATCGTAA
- the LOC124347332 gene encoding microfibrillar-associated protein 1-like, with the protein MSSSKVVPILSTAGAIPVKNDKGEISMQKVKVNRYVSGKRPDYATTHSSSDDSDEEEFIRPRKQARGRPVEESPEKEWDETPDLPLTAHSDRRLKRLLNREVDDHRIERHRHIHEPEIIGTEEDEVTPHLESEEVNFSKNARRWESSEEEDEAEDLDEDDIERRRMIARQKAVIKQQEEELLAREEEKESEEDEDDEASEYEEYTDSEEETGPRLKPIFVSKKERITIAEKEKELQKQKLMELEAKKLAEERRRYTLKVVEEEVRKEMQAKDEKDLESGILSVLTDAEDEELEYETWKLRELKRNKRDRDEREAEERERQEIERIRNMTEEERRLEFKNNPKEVTNKAPKGKYKFLQKYYHRGAFYLDEDKEVFKRDFAVPTLEDHFDKTVLPKVMQVKNFGRSGRTKYTHLVDQDTSQADAPWATHTAQNLKFYTQHAGGVKQVFERPALKKNNNSGT; encoded by the exons ATGTCGTCATCCAAAGTGGTCCCTATCCTTTCAACCGCGGGTGCTATCCCTGTGAAAAATGACAAAGGGGAGATATCTATGCAAAAAGTTAAAGTCAATCGTTACGTATCAGGCAAACGACCAGACTACGCTACTACACATTCATCTTCAGATGATAGTGATGAAGAAGAGTTTATCAGACCAAGAAAGCAGGCAAGAGGAAgaccagtagaagaaag TCCTGAAAAAGAATGGGACGAAACCCCAGATCTTCCACTTACTGCTCACAGTGACAGAAGATTAAAACGTCTTTTAAATCGTGAAGTTGACGACCATAGAATTGAAAGGCATCGTCATATCCATGAGCCTGAAATTATTGGaacagaagaagatgaagttaCACCTCATTTAGAAAGTGAAGAAGTAAATTTTAGCAAAAATGCCCGAAGATGGGAATCAAGTGAAGAAGAGGATGAGgcagaagatcttgatgaagATGACATTGAGCGCAGAAGAATGATTGCACGTCAGAAGGCTGTTATTAAACAGCAAGAAGAA GAGTTGTTGGCAAGAGAGGAGGAAAAGGAAAGCgaggaagatgaagatgacgaagcTTCAGAATATGAAGAATATACAG ATTCCGAGGAAGAAACGGGTCCAAGACTGAAGCCCATTTTCGTTAGCAAGAAAGAACGTATAACCATAGCTGAGAAGGAAAAGGAATTGCAAAAACAAAAGCTTATGGAACTCGAAGCTAAAAAGCTTGCCGAAGAACGTCGCCGCTATACCTTAAAG gttgttgaagaagaagtcaGAAAAGAAATGCAAGCCAAAGACGAAAAAGACCTTGAATCCGGAATTTTGTCGGTGTTGACGGATGCCGAGGATGAAGAACTCGAATACGAGACCTGGAAATTACGTGAACTTAAACGCAATAAGCGTGACCGAGATGAAAGAGAAGCAGAAGAAAGAGAACGACAAGAAATCGAACGTATCCGTAATATGACCGAAGAAGAACGGCGACTGGAATTCAAGAACAATCCGAAGGAAGTCACCAACAAGGCACCAAAGGGCAAATATAAGTTCCTACAAAAATACTATCATCGCGGTGCCTTTTACCTC GACGAAGACAAGGAAGTTTTCAAACGCGATTTTGCTGTACCAACTCTTGAAGATCACTTCGATAAGACTGTTCTGCCTAAAGTGATGCAAGTTAAGAATTTCGGTCGCAGTGGTCGAACCAAATACACACATTTGGTGGATCAAGATACATCACAAGCCGACGCACCATGGGCCACCCATACTGCTCAGAATTTGAAATTCTACACACAGCATGCTGGTGGAGTAAAACAAGTGTTCGAAAGACCTGCTTTGAAGAAGAACAATAACTCGGGTACTTGA
- the LOC124344506 gene encoding flocculation protein FLO11-like isoform X1, with the protein MKSRTGSSNGPGAGAGTASPATSGSSVGINVNSPTMERNGGGSGGGGGGGGGGRSRLHHKRRPGHRRNTQHSVATVEPICDMRKVVNGVVTVDQDKLNKLVQTDPIDLHYAVEEEPFASGLFATVRKCRHRTTGVEYAAKYASKIRYGQDCTTEILHEIALMSLCTTNPRIIHLIDVFDTPTHMILVMEYAPGGDLQTLMDDDMVPYERDAVKFVRQVLEGLLFLHERNMAHLDIKLQNVLLMGTFPDCDVKLCDLEISRVIVAGQEVRELLGTPDYVSPEILHYEPITLSADIWSVGVMAYVLLTGFTPFGGDTDQETFQNICHGQLDFPDELFEDISPQAEDFIRKTLSREPSCRPTVKECLKHPWLTPWKHVASHQRETISSESQRKNSALHNCPTGAATLACPRSAASINGHGSSPSMTARSLLRAMSKSREVLYERVAASNLRKSTSKSRERLCEMRLSVSRSRDHLCDELQSSSAQSLERIHSLRNLSKSHEVLSLLNQQGSTISLADTSSLFNILPSTQSLECFTSPILDRDKHLEMTSNPISAKVIAAAGESNTFVDELLELNKVLSESTETLCEETETATLLDVMDEVTPSNSRSVTPTEELDPDTQKAEDAVPVAQSTNCKEKEMDENSNASLQLQPDEVVKFESLVTRADAVASSLKRLSSSGPPSSKILSSESISPALGKSVWNWPIPSTSLTEGGGATCSTSKSHPVSPISVSPGPSASQKNSPSPPSFNLKDPQPSTSPLSTDESLAVVLRSDAACTDPPQNPPSAVVKTTDPAATMTPARMSATSIDTASLSDSQRQLLTSCLNRRRASWACGSRQEDVSSMINNTTSVSVSKQPETKLSVSELITSFNKCKKTDSTTSAAPPVIPTTGPIKPSNVKKMAVGSIFHQDSAVSHPASTSSGKVISEKEKTVFKPVSTSIQVFQKNLLTTPATTPTGLLMGTVQRNIEASTRPRSSWEVRALPRLPEDTVCSPAPQEEEEEEGPAITSAASESGVTNSSEDKLIEDSKEKTITAPEEDYGLRSGSVSSDTGCSSSSDLSDRSSDEGLDGNREPRRKKTSGRECGNGSEPEADLIEGALTGPPASWTGRPRSFSVQSEISLLAQPWNRVCVGSVARAFEKFGTKVDGDTSSSNTTPPSTSNTHRSRRQSTPGPFK; encoded by the exons ATGAAAAGCCGTACCGGGTCATCCAACGGCCCAGGTGCTGGTGCTGGTACTGCATCTCCGGCTACTTCCGGCTCAAGTGTTGGGATTAACGTTAACTCACCTACGATGGAACGTAATGGAGGAgggagtggtggtggtggcggaggtGGCGGAGGTGGCCGTTCCCGGCTTCATCACAAGCGACGACCAGGTCATCGGCGCAACACCCAGCACAGTGTGGCCACCGTCGAGCCCATTTGCGACATGCGCAAAGTCGTGAATGGTGTCGTCACCGTCGATCAGGATAAATTGAACAAACTCGTCCAGACCGACCCGATTGACTTGCATTACGCCGTGGAAGAAGAGCCATTCGCCAG tggTTTATTCGCTACGGTTCGGAAATGCCGCCATCGGACTACTGGGGTAGAGTATGCAGCTAAATATGCGTCAAAGATACGTTACGGACAAGACTGTACAACTGAAATACTTCACGAGATTGCGCTTATGTCACTCTGCACGACCAATCCTCGCATCATCCACTTAATCGACGTCTTTGATACACCAACCCACATGATTCTCGTCATGGAGTA TGCACCTGGTGGCGACCTTCAAACACTCATGGACGACGATATGGTGCCTTATGAACGAGACGCCGTCAAGTTTGTCCGCCAAGTTTTAGAAGGCCTTCTTTTCCTCCACGAGCGTAACATGGCTCACTTGGATATCAAG CTGCAAAACGTACTACTGATGGGTACCTTTCCAGATTGCGATGTCAAACTGTGTGATCTGGAGATATCCAGAGTTATCGTTGCCGGGCAAGAAGTTCGCGAATTACTGGGCACCCCTGATTATGTTT CTCCGGAAATTCTCCATTACGAACCCATCACGTTATCTGCAGATATTTG GTCTGTTGGAGTAATGGCCTATGTTTTACTGACTGGCTTCACGCCCTTTGGCGGCGATACTGACCAAGAGACTTTCCAAAATATCTGTCACGGACAACTGGATTTTCCTGATGAGCTTTTTGAGGACATTTCTCCTCAAGCTGAAGATTTTATTCGAAAAACGCTATCCAGAGAACCAAG CTGTCGACCTACGGTGAAGGAATGCTTGAAACATCCGTGGTTGACGCCCTGGAAACATGTGGCAAGTCATCAAAGGGAGACAATTTCGTCggaaagtcaaagaaaaaattcagctTTACACAATTGCCCGACGGGAGCTGCGACGCTCGCCTGTCCGCGTTCCGCCGCCTCGATAAACGGTCACGGTTCATCACCGTCGATGACTGCGCGCTCACTCCTGCGCGCCATGTCCAAATCACGCGAGGTGCTTTACGAAAGAGTTGCAGCCTCTAATCTACGCAAGAGCACCTCTAAATCACGCGAGCGTCTATGTGAAATGAGATTAAGTGTGTCGCGTTCAAGAGATCATCTTTGTGATGAGCTTCAATCTAGTTCTGCCCAATCTTTGGAGCGCATTCACTCATTGCGCAACCTCTCAAAGTCACACGAGGTCCTCAGTCTCTTGAACCAACAAGGTTCGACCATTTCCCTGGCGGACACTTCAAGTCTTTTCAATATTCTGCCATCAACCCAATCGCTAGAATGTTTCACAAGTCCGATTCTGGATCGCGATAAACATTTGGAAATGACATCCAACCCAATTTCTGCCAAGGTGATTGCGGCGGCGGGGGAAAGTAACACTTTTGTTGACGAGCTTTTAGAATTAAATAAAGTTTTATCAGAGAGCACAGAAACGTTGTGCGAGGAAACGGAAACAGCCACACTGTTGGATGTGATGGACGAAGTGACACCTTCCAATTCTCGGTCAGTGACTCCAACGGAAGAGCTTGATCCTGATACTCAAAAGGCCGAAGATGCTGTTCCAGTAGCTCAATCGACCAattgcaaagaaaaagaaatggatgaaaattCGAACGCATCACTTCAACTACAGCCGGATGAGGTGGTGAAGTTTGAATCTCTTGTCACTCGTGCGGACGCCGTTGCTTCTTCATTAAAACGCCTCAGTTCAAGTGGTCCACCGTCTTCGAAAATTTTATCTTCCGAGTCTATTTCGCCAGCATTGGGAAAATCTGTTTGGAATTGGCCTATTCCCAGCACTAGCTTAACCGAAGGAGGAGGAGCAACTTGTTCGACTAGTAAGTCTCATCCCGTGAGCCCCATCAGTGTCTCTCCGGGTCCTTCCGCATCACAAAAGaactcaccatcccctccgtCTTTCAATCTAAAAGACCCACAACCTTCTACTAGTCCTTTGTCAACCGATGAATCATTGGCCGTGGTACTTCGGTCTGATGCAGCATGTACAGATCCCCCCCAGAATCCTCCTTCCGCAGTAGTGAAAACCACTGATCCAGCAGCTACAATGACACCCGCTAGAATGAGTGCAACGTCAATCGACACAGCTTCGCTATCCGACAGTCAGCGTCAATTGCTGACGTCGTGTTTAAATCGAAGAAGAGCTTCGTGGGCATGCGGATCGAGGCAAGAAGATGTTTCGTCAATGATCAATAATACTACTTCCGTTTCTGTGAGCAAACAGCCTGAAACTAAATTATCAGTTAGCGAATTAATCACAAGTTTTAATAAGTGTAAGAAGACCGATAGTACAACCAGTGCAGCACCACCAGTTATTCCAACTACCGGCCCGATTAAACCAAGTAATGTCAAGAAAATGGCGGTTGGATCCATTTTCCACCAGGATTCAGCTGTGTCACATCCTGCATCGACATCTAGTGGAAAAGTTATCagtgaaaaggaaaagacgGTTTTCAAGCCGGTGTCCACCTCTATTCAGGTTTTCCAGAAAAATCTATTGACAACACCCGCGACAACTCCAACAGGTTTACTAATGGGAACTGTTCAACGAAATATTGAAGCTTCAACTAGACCCAGATCATCATGGGAAGTTCGGGCTCTTCCACGATTGCCAGAAGATACAGTCTGCAGTCCTGCacctcaagaagaagaagaagaagaagggccaGCAATCACATCAGCCGCATCAGAAAGTGGAGTCACTAATAGTTCAGAAGATAAATTGATCGAGGATTCCAAGGAGAAAACTATAACTGCACCAGAAGAAGACTATGGACTTCGATCTGGTTCTGTCTCTAGTGATACTGGCTGTAGTTCGAGCAGTGACCTGAGCGATCGGTCAAGTGACGAAGGCTTGGACGGCAATCGAGAACCTCGACGTAAAAAGACAAGTGGGCGTGAATGTGGGAACGGATCAGAGCCAGAAGCGGATTTGATCGAAGGAGCACTTACCGGTCCACCAGCCAGCTGGACAGGACGACCGCGTTCATTTAGCGTTCAGTCTGAGATATCCTTACTGGCCCAGCCGTGGAATCGAGTTTGCGTTGGATCTGTGGCGCGCGCTTTCGAAAAATTTGGAACTAAAGTCGACGGAGACACTTCTAGTAGTAACACCACCCCACCATCAACGAGTAACACACACAGGTCTCGACGTCAATCGACACCCGGGCCATTCAAATGA
- the LOC124344506 gene encoding flocculation protein FLO11-like isoform X2 has product MDDDMVPYERDAVKFVRQVLEGLLFLHERNMAHLDIKLQNVLLMGTFPDCDVKLCDLEISRVIVAGQEVRELLGTPDYVSPEILHYEPITLSADIWSVGVMAYVLLTGFTPFGGDTDQETFQNICHGQLDFPDELFEDISPQAEDFIRKTLSREPSCRPTVKECLKHPWLTPWKHVASHQRETISSESQRKNSALHNCPTGAATLACPRSAASINGHGSSPSMTARSLLRAMSKSREVLYERVAASNLRKSTSKSRERLCEMRLSVSRSRDHLCDELQSSSAQSLERIHSLRNLSKSHEVLSLLNQQGSTISLADTSSLFNILPSTQSLECFTSPILDRDKHLEMTSNPISAKVIAAAGESNTFVDELLELNKVLSESTETLCEETETATLLDVMDEVTPSNSRSVTPTEELDPDTQKAEDAVPVAQSTNCKEKEMDENSNASLQLQPDEVVKFESLVTRADAVASSLKRLSSSGPPSSKILSSESISPALGKSVWNWPIPSTSLTEGGGATCSTSKSHPVSPISVSPGPSASQKNSPSPPSFNLKDPQPSTSPLSTDESLAVVLRSDAACTDPPQNPPSAVVKTTDPAATMTPARMSATSIDTASLSDSQRQLLTSCLNRRRASWACGSRQEDVSSMINNTTSVSVSKQPETKLSVSELITSFNKCKKTDSTTSAAPPVIPTTGPIKPSNVKKMAVGSIFHQDSAVSHPASTSSGKVISEKEKTVFKPVSTSIQVFQKNLLTTPATTPTGLLMGTVQRNIEASTRPRSSWEVRALPRLPEDTVCSPAPQEEEEEEGPAITSAASESGVTNSSEDKLIEDSKEKTITAPEEDYGLRSGSVSSDTGCSSSSDLSDRSSDEGLDGNREPRRKKTSGRECGNGSEPEADLIEGALTGPPASWTGRPRSFSVQSEISLLAQPWNRVCVGSVARAFEKFGTKVDGDTSSSNTTPPSTSNTHRSRRQSTPGPFK; this is encoded by the exons ATGGACGACGATATGGTGCCTTATGAACGAGACGCCGTCAAGTTTGTCCGCCAAGTTTTAGAAGGCCTTCTTTTCCTCCACGAGCGTAACATGGCTCACTTGGATATCAAG CTGCAAAACGTACTACTGATGGGTACCTTTCCAGATTGCGATGTCAAACTGTGTGATCTGGAGATATCCAGAGTTATCGTTGCCGGGCAAGAAGTTCGCGAATTACTGGGCACCCCTGATTATGTTT CTCCGGAAATTCTCCATTACGAACCCATCACGTTATCTGCAGATATTTG GTCTGTTGGAGTAATGGCCTATGTTTTACTGACTGGCTTCACGCCCTTTGGCGGCGATACTGACCAAGAGACTTTCCAAAATATCTGTCACGGACAACTGGATTTTCCTGATGAGCTTTTTGAGGACATTTCTCCTCAAGCTGAAGATTTTATTCGAAAAACGCTATCCAGAGAACCAAG CTGTCGACCTACGGTGAAGGAATGCTTGAAACATCCGTGGTTGACGCCCTGGAAACATGTGGCAAGTCATCAAAGGGAGACAATTTCGTCggaaagtcaaagaaaaaattcagctTTACACAATTGCCCGACGGGAGCTGCGACGCTCGCCTGTCCGCGTTCCGCCGCCTCGATAAACGGTCACGGTTCATCACCGTCGATGACTGCGCGCTCACTCCTGCGCGCCATGTCCAAATCACGCGAGGTGCTTTACGAAAGAGTTGCAGCCTCTAATCTACGCAAGAGCACCTCTAAATCACGCGAGCGTCTATGTGAAATGAGATTAAGTGTGTCGCGTTCAAGAGATCATCTTTGTGATGAGCTTCAATCTAGTTCTGCCCAATCTTTGGAGCGCATTCACTCATTGCGCAACCTCTCAAAGTCACACGAGGTCCTCAGTCTCTTGAACCAACAAGGTTCGACCATTTCCCTGGCGGACACTTCAAGTCTTTTCAATATTCTGCCATCAACCCAATCGCTAGAATGTTTCACAAGTCCGATTCTGGATCGCGATAAACATTTGGAAATGACATCCAACCCAATTTCTGCCAAGGTGATTGCGGCGGCGGGGGAAAGTAACACTTTTGTTGACGAGCTTTTAGAATTAAATAAAGTTTTATCAGAGAGCACAGAAACGTTGTGCGAGGAAACGGAAACAGCCACACTGTTGGATGTGATGGACGAAGTGACACCTTCCAATTCTCGGTCAGTGACTCCAACGGAAGAGCTTGATCCTGATACTCAAAAGGCCGAAGATGCTGTTCCAGTAGCTCAATCGACCAattgcaaagaaaaagaaatggatgaaaattCGAACGCATCACTTCAACTACAGCCGGATGAGGTGGTGAAGTTTGAATCTCTTGTCACTCGTGCGGACGCCGTTGCTTCTTCATTAAAACGCCTCAGTTCAAGTGGTCCACCGTCTTCGAAAATTTTATCTTCCGAGTCTATTTCGCCAGCATTGGGAAAATCTGTTTGGAATTGGCCTATTCCCAGCACTAGCTTAACCGAAGGAGGAGGAGCAACTTGTTCGACTAGTAAGTCTCATCCCGTGAGCCCCATCAGTGTCTCTCCGGGTCCTTCCGCATCACAAAAGaactcaccatcccctccgtCTTTCAATCTAAAAGACCCACAACCTTCTACTAGTCCTTTGTCAACCGATGAATCATTGGCCGTGGTACTTCGGTCTGATGCAGCATGTACAGATCCCCCCCAGAATCCTCCTTCCGCAGTAGTGAAAACCACTGATCCAGCAGCTACAATGACACCCGCTAGAATGAGTGCAACGTCAATCGACACAGCTTCGCTATCCGACAGTCAGCGTCAATTGCTGACGTCGTGTTTAAATCGAAGAAGAGCTTCGTGGGCATGCGGATCGAGGCAAGAAGATGTTTCGTCAATGATCAATAATACTACTTCCGTTTCTGTGAGCAAACAGCCTGAAACTAAATTATCAGTTAGCGAATTAATCACAAGTTTTAATAAGTGTAAGAAGACCGATAGTACAACCAGTGCAGCACCACCAGTTATTCCAACTACCGGCCCGATTAAACCAAGTAATGTCAAGAAAATGGCGGTTGGATCCATTTTCCACCAGGATTCAGCTGTGTCACATCCTGCATCGACATCTAGTGGAAAAGTTATCagtgaaaaggaaaagacgGTTTTCAAGCCGGTGTCCACCTCTATTCAGGTTTTCCAGAAAAATCTATTGACAACACCCGCGACAACTCCAACAGGTTTACTAATGGGAACTGTTCAACGAAATATTGAAGCTTCAACTAGACCCAGATCATCATGGGAAGTTCGGGCTCTTCCACGATTGCCAGAAGATACAGTCTGCAGTCCTGCacctcaagaagaagaagaagaagaagggccaGCAATCACATCAGCCGCATCAGAAAGTGGAGTCACTAATAGTTCAGAAGATAAATTGATCGAGGATTCCAAGGAGAAAACTATAACTGCACCAGAAGAAGACTATGGACTTCGATCTGGTTCTGTCTCTAGTGATACTGGCTGTAGTTCGAGCAGTGACCTGAGCGATCGGTCAAGTGACGAAGGCTTGGACGGCAATCGAGAACCTCGACGTAAAAAGACAAGTGGGCGTGAATGTGGGAACGGATCAGAGCCAGAAGCGGATTTGATCGAAGGAGCACTTACCGGTCCACCAGCCAGCTGGACAGGACGACCGCGTTCATTTAGCGTTCAGTCTGAGATATCCTTACTGGCCCAGCCGTGGAATCGAGTTTGCGTTGGATCTGTGGCGCGCGCTTTCGAAAAATTTGGAACTAAAGTCGACGGAGACACTTCTAGTAGTAACACCACCCCACCATCAACGAGTAACACACACAGGTCTCGACGTCAATCGACACCCGGGCCATTCAAATGA